Proteins encoded together in one Onychomys torridus chromosome 1, mOncTor1.1, whole genome shotgun sequence window:
- the LOC118576729 gene encoding olfactory receptor 52B4, whose amino-acid sequence MTTLNHTVVSHTVFHLLGIPGLEDQHMWISIPFFISYVTALLGNSLLIFIILTRPSLHGPMYLFLCMLAGADIVLSTCTVPQALAIFWFHAGKIALDCCITQLFFIHSTFISESGILLVMAFDRYIAICYPLRYTTILTNSLIGKIGMTIFLRSYGTIFPIIFLLKRLTFCKNNIIPHTYCEHIGLAKYACNNIRVNIWYGFSVLMSTVVLDVVFIFVSYVLILHAIFRMPSQDARHKALNTCGSHVCIIILFYGPGIFTTLTQRFGRHIPPHIHILLANVCILAPPMLNPIIYGIKTKQIQEQVVHILFTKHK is encoded by the coding sequence ATGACTACCTTAAACCACACTGTTGTAAGCCACACAGTCTTCCACCTGCTGGGCATCCCTGGCCTAGAGGACCAGCACATGTGGATTTCCATCCCCTTCTTCATTTCCTATGTCACTGCCCTGCTTGGAAACAGCCTGCTCATCTTCATTATCCTCACAAGGCCTAGTCTCCATGGACCCATGTACCTCTTCCTCTGCATGCTGGCAGGAGCAGACATTGTCCTCTCGACATGCACAGTTCCCCAGGCCTTGGCTATCTTCTGGTTCCATGCTGGGAAGATTGCTCTGGATTGCTGCATCACTCAGCTCTTCTTCATCCATTCTACCTTCATCTCTGAGTCAGGGATCTTGCTGGTGATGGCATTTGACCGCTACATTGCCATTTGCTACCCTCTGAGGTACACCACTATTCTCACAAACTCTCTGATTGGGAAGATTGGAATGACCATCTTTCTGAGAAGTTATGGTACAATTTTCCCTATAATATTCCTTCTGAAAAGATTAACTTTCtgcaaaaataatattattcCACACACCTATTGTGAACATATAGGCTTGGCAAAATATGCTTGTAACAATATCCGAGTAAACATTTGGTATGGGTTTTCTGTCCTCATGTCAACAGTGGTCTTAgatgttgtgtttatttttgtttcctatgTATTGATCCTCCATGCTATCTTCCGCATGCCCTCCCAGGATGCTCGCCACAAAGCTCTCAACACTTGTGGCTCCCATGTTTGCATCATTATCCTCTTCTATGGGCCTGGGATCTTCACAACTCTTACTCAGAGGTTTGGGCGCCACATCCCACCTCATATCCACATCCTGCTGGCTAATGTTTGCATTTTGGCTCCACCTATGTTGAACCCCATCATTTATGGAATCAAGACCAAGCAAATCCAGGAGCAGGTAGTTCATATCTTGTTTACAAAACATAAGTGA
- the LOC118575633 gene encoding olfactory receptor 52B4-like, which yields MDIVNHTGLSYTVFHLLGIPGLEDQHMWISIPFFISYVTALLGNSLLIFIILTRPSLHGPMYLFLCMLAGADIVLSTCTVPQALAIFWFHAGEISLDRCITQLFFIHSTFISESGILLVMAFDRYIAICYPLRYTTILTNSLIRKIGVTIFLRSYGTIFPMIFLLKRLTFCRTNILPHTACEHTGLSKYACNGVQVNIWYGFFVLMSTVTLDVVLIFISYMLIFHAIFRLPSQGARHKALNTCGCHVCVIMLFYGPGIFSTLTHQFGHQISADIHVLLANVCILAPPMLNPIIYGVKTKQIRDQVTHVLFLKVI from the coding sequence ATGGATATTGTAAACCACACTGGTCTTAGTTACACAGTCTTCCATTTGCTTGGCATCCCTGGCCTAGAGGACCAGCACATGTGGATTTCCATCCCCTTCTTCATTTCCTATGTCACTGCCCTGCTGGGGAACAGCCTGCTCATCTTCATTATCCTCACAAGGCCTAGTCTCCATGGACCTATGTACCTCTTCCTCTGCATGCTGGCAGGAGCAGACATTGTCCTCTCGACATGCACAGTTCCCCAGGCCTTGGCTATCTTCTGGTTCCATGCTGGGGAGATCTCCCTGGATCGCTGCATCACTCAGCTCTTCTTCATCCATTCTACCTTCATCTCTGAGTCAGGGATCTTGCTGGTGATGGCATTTGACCGCTACATTGCCATTTGCTACCCTCTGAGGTACACCACTATTCTCACAAACTCTCTGATTAGGAAGATTGGAGTGACCATCTTTCTGAGAAGTTATGGTACAATTTTCCCTATGATATTCCTTCTGAAAAGACTAACATTTTGCAGAACCAATATTCTTCCACATACAGCTTGTGAGCACACTGGCTTGTCCAAGTATGCTTGTAATGGTGTTCAAGTAAATATCTGGTATGGATTTTTTGTTCTAATGTCAACAGTCACTTTAGATGTTGtgctaatatttatttcttatatgcTAATTTTCCATGCTATCTTCCGCCTCCCTTCCCAAGGTGCTCGCCACAAAGCTCTGAATACTTGTGGGTGCCATGTCTGTGTCATCATGCTCTTTTACGGGCCTGGGATCTTCTCAACCCTCACCCATCAGTTTGGACACCAGATTTCAGCAGATATCCATGTCCTACTTGCCAATGTTTGCATTCTGGCTCCACCAATGTTGAATCCCATCATCTATGGGGTCAAGACCAAACAAATCCGAGACCAAGTGACTCATGTCTTATTTCTGAAAGTAATATGA
- the LOC118574318 gene encoding olfactory receptor 52B4-like — MATSNYTGTSHSLFILLGIPGLEDQHAWISIPFFISYLVALFGNSILVLVIITERSLHEPMYLFLCMLAVADLILSTTTVPKALAIFWFHAGAISLDGCVTQIFFIHATFIAESGILLSMAFDRYVAICDPLHYRTVLSHMAIIKIGLAVVLRSFCVILPDVFLVKRLPFCHSNVLPHTYCEHMAVAKFACADIRVNVWYGLSVLLSTVVLDALLILVSYSLILYAVFRLPSRGARQKALGTCGSHLGVISMFYLPGIFTIITQRFGHRVPLHTHILLANVCMLAPPMLNPIIYGIKTRQIRERVLSTLASQWKLC, encoded by the coding sequence ATGGCAACTTCTAACTACACAGGAACCAGTCATTCACTCTTTATTCTGCTGGGCATCCCTGGCCTGGAAGACCAACATGCATGGATCTCTATCCCCTTCTTCATTTCCTACCTGGTTGCACTCTTTGGAAACAGCATTCTCGTTCTTGTCATCATTACTGAACGCAGCCTCCATGAACCCATGTACCTCTTCCTCTGCATGCTGGCTGTGGCTGACCTCATCCTGTCTACCACCACTGTGCCCAAGGCTCTGGCCATATTCTGGTTTCATGCTGGAGCGATTTCCCTTGATGGATGTGTCACTCAAATCTTCTTCATCCATGCCACCTTCATTGCCGAATCCGGGATTCTGTTGTCCATGGCGtttgaccgctatgtggccatctgtgaCCCACTGCACTACAGAACGGTGCTCAGTCACATGGCAATCATTAAGATCGGCTTGGCTGTGGTCTTGAGAAGCTTCTGTGTGATACTCCCAGATGTGTTCCTGGTGAAACGGCTGCCTTTCTGCCACAGCAACGTGCTGCCCCACACCTACTGTGAGCACATGGCTGTTGCTAAATTTGCCTGTGCTGATATTCGCGTCAATGTTTGGTATGGCTTGTCTGTCCTCCTCTCTACTGTAGTGCTTGATGCCTTGCTCATCTTGGTCTCCTACAGTCTCATTCTTTACGCAGTCTTCCGCCTTCCCTCCAGAGGAGCCCGGCAAAAGGCTCTGGGCACATGTGGGTCCCACCTTGGTGTCATTTCCATGTTTTACCTGCCTGGCATTTTTACCATAATTACCCAGAGGTTTGGGCACCGCGTTCCTCTCCATACCCACATTCTACTGGCCAACGTCTGCATGTTGGCCCCTCCCATGCTGAATCCCATCATCTATGGGATCAAAACCAGGCAGATTCGTGAGCGTGTGCTTAGTACCTTGGCTTCACAGTGGAAGCTCTGCTAG